One segment of Gadus chalcogrammus isolate NIFS_2021 chromosome 8, NIFS_Gcha_1.0, whole genome shotgun sequence DNA contains the following:
- the dcaf8 gene encoding DDB1- and CUL4-associated factor 8: MAESDGKSSATNGVAESDISEETGQDTLDEGNASGSKGDEQTAPNQPGEGSRVSEPSAPSDAESGVGGEGGHEEEDTDSMDGGGLFSLTEDGGRKREGARRERARASDGARRTARKRNRPALVPNRSSTTDEDEDDDEDHEEEDEEEEEEDEEDAQAMEMWLGSDVTDLRGPTWRAVPSLRSREIGRNSQQFVRRVCGARGLVQRLELQGRLERHTGCVNTLHFNPSGTRLASGSDDLRVIIWDWAVRRAVLEFDSGHKSNVFQAKFLPHSGDSTLAMCARDGQIRVAELSATQRCKSTKRVAQHKGAAHKLALEPDSPCSFLSAGEDAVVFGIDLRLDRPANKLTVVKEGDKKVGLYTIFVNPAKTHEFAVGGRDQYIRIYDQRKINENDNNGVLKKFCPSHLVSSESKTNITCLVYSHDGTELLATYNDEDIYLFDSSHSDGADYRRRYKGHRNNATVKGVNFYGPSSEFVVSGSDCGHIYLWDKYSARIVQFIEGDLGGVVNCLEPHPHLPGMATSGLDHDVKLWTPTAEQPTGLKGLKEVMKKNKRERDQDSVRHGDQYDTQLLWFLMRHMRHRRPQRARREGADGDTDESWSSPDSSDEEDGGPDHVQCMSS, from the exons ATGGCAGAGTCTGACGGGAAATCCAGCGCTACTAACG GTGTCGCTGAGAGTGATATCTCTGAAGAAACAGGACAGGATACACTTGATGAAGGAAATGCCTCTGGGAGCAAAGGAGATGAACAAACTG CCCCCAATCAGCCGGGAGAAGGGTCTCGAGTCTCGGAGCCCTCTGCGCCTTCAGACGCCGAGTCAGGggttgggggagagggaggacacGAGGAGGAAGACACGGACAGCATGGACGGCGGCGGCCTGTTCTCCCTGACGGAGGACGGCGGGCGGAAGCGCGAGGGCGCCAGGAGAGAGCGGGCGAGGGCGTCGGACGGCGCCCGGCGAACGGCAAGGAAGCGCAACCGACCGGCCCTCGTCCCCAAccgctcctccaccaccgatgaagacgaggacgacgacgaggatcacgaggaggaggacgaggaagaggaggaggaggacgaggaggacgcaCAGGCCATGGAGATGTGGCTGGGCTCGGACGTGACCGACCTGCGGGGCCCCACCTGGCGGGCGGTGCCCTCGCTGCGCTCCCGGGAGATCGGGCGCAACTCGCAGCAGTTTGTGCGGCGGGTGTGCGGCGCCCGCGGGCTGGTGCAGCGGCTGGAGCTGCAGGGGCGGCTGGAGAGACACACGGGCTGCGTCAACACGCTGCACTTCAACCCGTCGGGCACACGGCTGGCGTCGGGCAGCGACGACCTGCGCGTCATCATCTGGGACTGGGCCGTCCGCCGCGCCGTGCTGGAGTTTGACAGCGGCCACAAGAGCAACGTCTTCCAG GCTAAGTTCCTGCCTCACAGCGGCGACAGCACCCTAGCGATGTGCGCGCGCGACGGACAGATCCGCGTGGCCGAGCTGTCCGCCACACAGCGCTGCAAGAGCACCAAGCGTGTGGCCCAGCACAAAGGGGCCGCCCACAAG TTGGCCCTGGAGCCCGACTCTCCCTGTTCGTTTCTCTCGGCCGGGGAGGATGCGGTGGTGTTTGGGATTGACCTGCGCCTCGACCGACCCGCAAA CAAACTCACGGTTGTGAAGGAGGGTGATAAGAAAGTTGGGCTGTACACTATCTTTGTCAATCCTGCCAAAACCCACGAGTTCGCAGTGGGCGGCCGAGATCAGTACATCAG GATCTACGACCAGAGGAAGATCAACGAGAACGATAACAACGGCGTGCTGAAGAAGTTCTGCCCCTCTCACCTGGTGTCCAGCGAGTCCAAGACCAACATCACCTGCCTGGTGTACAGTCACGATGGCACAG AACTGCTGGCCACTTACAACGACGAGGACATCTACCTGTTTGACTCAAGCCACAGCGACGGAGCCGACTACCGGAGGAGGTACAAGGGCCACCGCAACAACGCCACAG TGAAGGGGGTGAACTTCTACGGGCCGTCCAGTGAGTTTGTGGTCAGCGGGAGCGACTGCGGCCACATCTACCTGTGGGACAAGTACTCGGCCCGCATCGTCCAGTTCATAGAGGGGGACCTCGGAGGagtg GTGAACTGTTTggagccccacccccacctgccCGGCATGGCCACCAGCGGCCTGGACCACGATGTCAAGCTGTGGACCCCCACCGCCGAGCAGCCCACTGGCCTCAAGGGCCTCAAGGAG gTGATGAAGAAGAACAAGCGGGAGCGCGACCAGGACAGCGTGCGGCACGGCGACCAGTACGACACCCAGCTGCTGTGGTTCCTGATGCGCCACATGAGGCACCGGCGGCCCCAGAGG GCTCGTCGAGAGGGGGCCGATGGTGACACGGACGAATCCTGGAGCTCTCCAGACTCGTCGGACGAAGAAGACGGAGGCCCAGATCACGTCCAGTGCATGTCTTCTTGA